The following proteins are co-located in the Pseudarthrobacter siccitolerans genome:
- a CDS encoding amino acid ABC transporter permease → MAMTARQRARVSLYVQAGIFVVAIAALILATDWKTIGNSVFNFAKIGPMFPGIFTTGLVNTLIYTFLGFIVGLSGGLLLALMKLSSFPLYRWIATGYIEFFRGIPALLVFIAFGYGVPLAFGVSWNITLVVMVSLGIVASAYIAETLRAGLQAVPKGQLEAARSLGMPQWRAMVTIVIPQAFKIVLPPLTNEVILLTKDSSLIYVLGLTASQYELTKFGRDGISSLGAGLTPLLVAGAFYLVITIPLSLLARKFESRSARTKR, encoded by the coding sequence ATGGCAATGACCGCACGTCAGCGAGCCAGAGTAAGCCTGTATGTCCAGGCCGGAATCTTTGTTGTGGCCATCGCCGCGCTGATCCTGGCCACCGACTGGAAGACCATCGGCAACAGCGTCTTCAACTTCGCCAAAATCGGGCCGATGTTCCCCGGCATCTTCACCACCGGCCTGGTCAACACCCTGATCTACACGTTCCTCGGCTTTATCGTGGGCCTCTCCGGCGGCCTGCTGCTTGCCCTGATGAAGCTCTCCAGCTTCCCGCTGTACCGCTGGATCGCCACCGGGTACATCGAGTTCTTCCGCGGCATCCCTGCCCTGCTGGTGTTCATCGCCTTCGGTTATGGCGTGCCCCTGGCGTTCGGCGTCTCGTGGAACATCACCCTGGTGGTCATGGTGTCGCTGGGCATCGTGGCCTCCGCCTACATCGCCGAGACCCTCCGGGCCGGCCTGCAGGCAGTGCCCAAGGGCCAGCTCGAAGCCGCCCGCTCCCTGGGCATGCCGCAGTGGCGCGCCATGGTGACCATCGTGATTCCGCAGGCCTTCAAGATCGTCCTGCCGCCGCTGACCAACGAGGTCATCCTGCTCACCAAGGACTCCTCGCTGATCTACGTCCTGGGCCTCACCGCATCCCAGTACGAGCTGACCAAGTTCGGCCGCGACGGCATCTCCAGCCTGGGTGCCGGACTGACCCCGCTGCTGGTGGCCGGCGCCTTCTACCTGGTGATCACCATCCCGCTGAGCCTCCTGGCCCGGAAGTTCGAAAGCCGCTCCGCGCGGACCAAGCGATAG
- a CDS encoding amino acid ABC transporter ATP-binding protein translates to MNDVVNNPRGGTATVHAAGVSIKDLRKSYGTNEVLKGISLDVAPGAVVCLIGPSGSGKSTLLRCVNLLEQPNQGSIHVGGFEATHPDVDIDKMRRKVGMVFQQFNLFPHLDAKRNCSIAQTKVLKRSQAEADKVSMHNLERVGLGHLADRFPDQLSGGQQQRVAIARALSMDPELMLFDEPTSALDPETVGDVLSVMRNLAKEGMTMLVVTHEMGFAREVADRVVFMDGGVVVEEGVAEQVISAPTQPRTKEFLRRVLDPTHIEIEE, encoded by the coding sequence ATGAACGACGTCGTCAACAACCCGCGCGGTGGTACGGCCACCGTGCACGCCGCCGGGGTGTCCATCAAGGACCTGCGCAAGTCCTACGGGACCAACGAGGTACTGAAGGGCATCAGCCTGGACGTGGCGCCGGGCGCGGTGGTGTGCCTGATCGGACCCTCCGGTTCCGGCAAATCCACCCTGCTGCGCTGCGTCAACCTACTGGAGCAGCCCAATCAGGGCAGCATCCACGTGGGCGGCTTTGAAGCCACCCACCCTGACGTGGACATCGACAAGATGCGCCGCAAGGTGGGCATGGTGTTCCAGCAGTTCAACCTCTTCCCGCACCTGGATGCCAAGCGCAACTGCTCCATCGCCCAGACCAAGGTCCTCAAGCGGTCACAGGCTGAGGCGGACAAGGTGTCCATGCACAACCTTGAGCGCGTCGGGCTGGGACACCTTGCCGACCGGTTCCCGGACCAGCTGTCCGGCGGCCAGCAGCAGCGCGTGGCCATTGCCCGGGCGCTCAGCATGGACCCCGAACTGATGCTCTTCGACGAGCCCACGTCCGCCCTGGACCCGGAAACGGTGGGCGATGTCCTCTCCGTAATGCGCAACCTCGCCAAGGAGGGTATGACCATGCTGGTGGTGACCCACGAGATGGGCTTCGCTCGTGAAGTGGCCGACCGCGTGGTGTTTATGGACGGCGGCGTGGTGGTGGAGGAAGGCGTGGCCGAGCAGGTCATTTCCGCCCCTACGCAGCCGCGCACCAAGGAGTTCCTGCGCCGCGTGCTGGATCCAACGCACATCGAGATCGAGGAATAG
- a CDS encoding aminotransferase class I/II-fold pyridoxal phosphate-dependent enzyme, giving the protein MTDRTTTSRATSAVSDRAARLASIPSFQRVDAYITAASLRRKGQSDVCDFTFGNPHQMPADRYVNTLRDALTPQTDQWFAYQTNGEAAREAAAESLQRLLDVPFRMEDIYLTTGGFAAIALALKTVADPGDEVIFSLPPWFLYEPLILEAGLVPVKVKVNTTTFDLDLDAIGASITERTRVVIVNSPNNPTGRIYPPELLLRLAELLEAASARIGQRIYLVSDEAYNRIVFEGVRFHSPVEFYAHTLLAYSYGKTHLSPGQRVGYLALPPAMPQREEMRPAITGLQVAMGWVYPNALLQHALPELEKFSIDVGQLQRRRDRLVDALGGMGYLVHRPEGTFYLYVTSPIPDDEAFTEALVRRDVFVFPGVLFETPGFFRISLTANEGMIERSLPAFEAAMKESVNRNGT; this is encoded by the coding sequence ATGACAGATCGGACAACCACATCCCGGGCCACCTCTGCGGTATCTGATCGAGCTGCACGGCTGGCATCAATTCCCTCATTTCAGCGGGTGGACGCCTACATCACGGCGGCCAGCCTGCGCCGGAAGGGCCAGTCCGACGTCTGCGATTTCACTTTCGGCAACCCGCACCAGATGCCGGCCGACCGTTACGTCAATACGTTGCGGGACGCCCTTACTCCGCAGACTGACCAGTGGTTCGCCTACCAGACCAACGGCGAGGCCGCCCGGGAGGCTGCCGCGGAATCCCTGCAGCGGCTGCTGGACGTGCCGTTCCGGATGGAGGATATCTACCTCACCACCGGCGGCTTTGCCGCCATCGCCTTGGCGCTGAAAACGGTCGCCGATCCGGGTGATGAGGTTATATTCAGCCTGCCGCCGTGGTTCCTGTACGAGCCGCTGATCCTTGAGGCTGGACTCGTTCCCGTGAAAGTAAAGGTCAACACCACGACGTTCGACCTGGACCTCGACGCCATCGGCGCTTCCATCACTGAGCGCACCAGGGTTGTGATCGTCAATTCGCCCAACAACCCCACGGGACGGATCTATCCTCCCGAACTGCTGCTCCGGCTGGCGGAACTCCTGGAGGCGGCCTCGGCGAGGATCGGCCAGCGGATCTACCTGGTCTCGGACGAGGCCTACAACCGGATTGTGTTCGAGGGCGTCCGCTTCCACAGTCCGGTGGAGTTTTATGCGCACACGCTGCTTGCCTATTCCTACGGCAAAACCCACCTGTCCCCCGGCCAGCGGGTGGGCTACCTGGCGCTGCCACCGGCGATGCCGCAACGGGAGGAGATGCGCCCGGCCATCACCGGCCTGCAGGTAGCGATGGGATGGGTGTACCCGAACGCACTGCTGCAGCACGCGCTTCCCGAACTGGAGAAGTTCTCCATCGACGTCGGACAGCTGCAGCGGCGCCGGGACCGGCTTGTCGATGCCCTGGGTGGCATGGGTTACCTCGTCCACCGGCCGGAGGGCACGTTCTACCTGTATGTGACGTCCCCGATTCCGGACGACGAGGCGTTCACTGAGGCACTCGTCCGCCGGGATGTCTTTGTTTTCCCGGGCGTGCTGTTTGAGACGCCGGGTTTCTTCCGGATCTCCCTTACGGCCAACGAGGGCATGATCGAACGCAGCCTGCCTGCCTTCGAAGCGGCGATGAAGGAAAGCGTGAACAGGAACGGGACATGA
- the menD gene encoding 2-succinyl-5-enolpyruvyl-6-hydroxy-3-cyclohexene-1-carboxylic-acid synthase, with the protein MTSLNEPAPDASHTSDADSSDAEPSLTALAAARIAVGALVDGGVQHVVVSPGSRSAPMAYALAEASAQGRVELLVRIDERSAGFTALGLALSTGSPAAVLTTSGTAVGNLLPAVMEANHAAVPLIVLSADRPDELRGTGANQTTVQPDIFGDQVRFAVDVPAGSSPERAVQTGLSAATGAFPDLAPGPVQLNLAFRDPLVPEPSDQLSAPAERQRYRIGTEPLIMNLPPASTDLPERRTVVVAGHDAGPVAEAFARAHGLPLLAEPSSNARFGPNAVGPYRLLLEHFGPGAAQPIERVVLFGRPTLSRPVAALLARADVPSALYQPVPVAWYEPGRRTELPLENLADLADFAGRGPSDWLDTWLLAGSAAQHALDLVLTENAPATGPSVGSLVWKHSRGQLMLGSSNGIRDVDLAGLPAPEPAATVYANRGLAGIDGTISTATGIALGGRQETTVLLGDVTFLHDVGGLLVGAREEQPQLRIVVLNDSGGAIFDLLEHGAVREAGTYGDAVERLFGTPHSVDIAALAAAYGVGHSPVSTTAALAEALARPVEGRTIIEVRTDRSGLRALHARIKEAVAVAVGGVLAR; encoded by the coding sequence GTGACTTCGCTGAACGAACCTGCCCCCGACGCCTCCCACACTTCCGACGCAGATTCTTCCGACGCGGAACCCTCGCTGACGGCCTTGGCTGCGGCGCGGATCGCCGTAGGGGCATTGGTCGACGGCGGCGTGCAGCACGTGGTGGTCTCGCCGGGTTCCCGGTCGGCCCCCATGGCATACGCGCTGGCTGAGGCTTCGGCGCAGGGCCGGGTGGAACTGCTGGTCCGCATCGACGAGCGTTCCGCCGGCTTTACAGCCCTTGGTTTAGCACTGTCCACCGGTTCCCCGGCCGCCGTCCTGACCACGTCCGGGACCGCCGTCGGAAACCTGCTTCCGGCGGTGATGGAGGCCAACCACGCCGCGGTTCCACTGATCGTCCTCTCCGCGGACCGGCCTGACGAGCTCCGCGGCACCGGCGCCAACCAGACCACGGTCCAGCCCGACATTTTCGGCGACCAGGTGCGGTTCGCCGTCGACGTTCCCGCGGGCTCCAGCCCGGAAAGGGCCGTCCAGACAGGCCTCTCCGCCGCCACCGGCGCGTTCCCGGATCTGGCCCCGGGGCCCGTGCAGCTCAACCTCGCCTTCCGTGATCCGCTGGTACCGGAGCCGTCCGACCAGTTGTCCGCGCCGGCTGAACGCCAGCGCTACCGCATCGGCACGGAGCCGCTCATTATGAACCTGCCGCCCGCCTCCACCGACCTGCCCGAGCGCCGGACCGTGGTGGTGGCCGGCCACGACGCCGGTCCGGTCGCCGAGGCCTTCGCCCGCGCCCACGGCCTGCCGCTGCTGGCGGAGCCTTCCTCGAATGCCCGCTTCGGGCCGAACGCCGTGGGACCGTACCGGCTGCTGCTGGAGCACTTCGGGCCTGGTGCAGCGCAGCCCATCGAACGGGTCGTGTTGTTCGGCCGGCCGACGTTGTCCCGGCCGGTGGCGGCCCTCCTTGCACGCGCAGACGTGCCGTCCGCTCTGTACCAGCCGGTTCCCGTCGCCTGGTACGAGCCCGGCAGGCGCACCGAACTGCCCCTGGAAAACCTCGCCGACCTCGCAGACTTCGCCGGCCGCGGCCCGTCCGACTGGCTGGACACCTGGCTGCTCGCGGGTTCGGCAGCCCAGCACGCACTGGACCTTGTCCTCACGGAAAACGCGCCGGCCACCGGCCCGTCCGTGGGATCACTCGTCTGGAAGCATTCCCGCGGGCAGCTGATGCTGGGTTCCTCGAACGGCATCCGGGACGTGGACCTGGCCGGCCTGCCCGCGCCCGAGCCCGCCGCCACCGTCTACGCCAACCGCGGCCTGGCAGGGATCGACGGCACCATCTCCACCGCCACCGGCATCGCCCTTGGCGGCCGGCAGGAAACCACTGTCCTGCTGGGCGACGTCACGTTCCTGCACGACGTTGGGGGCCTGCTGGTTGGGGCAAGGGAGGAGCAGCCGCAGCTTCGGATCGTGGTCCTCAACGATTCCGGCGGGGCCATCTTCGACCTGCTGGAACACGGCGCGGTGCGTGAGGCCGGAACGTACGGTGACGCCGTCGAACGCCTCTTCGGTACCCCGCACTCAGTGGACATTGCGGCACTCGCTGCGGCATACGGCGTCGGGCACAGTCCGGTCAGTACGACGGCGGCACTCGCCGAAGCGCTCGCCCGGCCGGTGGAAGGCCGCACCATCATCGAAGTCCGCACGGACCGCAGCGGCCTCCGCGCCCTGCATGCCCGGATCAAGGAAGCCGTTGCCGTGGCCGTCGGGGGAGTGCTGGCGCGCTAG
- a CDS encoding PhoX family protein translates to MSETTARKFPLLPMLGHTKGKRSAVTCALKCDNACAGDVCNTSSNSYFRDIASATMSRRAALGLGAAGALAVVLGSAVTSAEPASAAGLSKAATVGFGKSKLQFTAIAPVDKAVDAFTVPEGFTWQPIIRWGDPLFNDSPDFDLGKQTAAAQARQFGYNNDYTDILEIPDSKGRRAVLFTNHEYTNENIMVPAGYDAAETRAIGRAAHGLAVVELERKNTTKPWAYIKGAPLNRRFLSDTTYELTGPVAGSALVKTVADPAGKAIKGTFGNCSGGTTPWGTILSGEENFNGYFVSPGTSTSDKRYGLTSKPTARQWELDDKRFDTRNAGYENEANRFGWIVEVDPFDPTSTPRKHSAMGRFKHEGANVIVAESGHVVAYMGDDERFDYLYKFVSRDTYREGDRKHNMGLLSEGDLYVAKFTGNSPAADITGTGAVPADGAFDGSGEWLPLVVGGKSAVYGMSVEEVLVYTRLAADKVGPTKMDRCEDVQPSLHTGKVYVACTNNTNRGTGTNEAATEVNPRNQNRDGHIVEITETGDQASTRFNWNLLLVCGDPALPRATYFSGFPADKVSPISCPDNLAFDSVGNLWISTDGAPSTIGYNDGLFKVTLDGAERGKVEQFLAVPRDAETCGPIIHDEERTVFVAVQHPGEEGTFDAPNSYFPDYVAAGTTPAAGKVRAPRPSVVQVFRS, encoded by the coding sequence ATGTCTGAAACGACTGCCCGCAAATTTCCGCTCCTGCCGATGCTCGGCCATACCAAGGGCAAGCGCAGTGCTGTCACCTGTGCGCTCAAGTGCGACAACGCCTGCGCCGGCGACGTCTGCAACACCAGCTCCAACAGCTACTTCCGCGACATCGCCTCCGCCACGATGTCCCGCCGCGCCGCCCTGGGCCTGGGCGCCGCCGGTGCCCTCGCCGTCGTCCTCGGTTCCGCGGTGACCTCCGCCGAGCCCGCCTCCGCAGCCGGCCTGTCGAAGGCCGCGACGGTAGGCTTCGGCAAGTCCAAGCTGCAGTTCACGGCCATCGCGCCGGTGGACAAGGCGGTGGATGCCTTCACCGTTCCCGAAGGGTTCACCTGGCAGCCGATCATCCGCTGGGGCGACCCGCTCTTCAACGACTCCCCGGACTTCGACCTGGGCAAGCAGACCGCAGCGGCCCAGGCCCGCCAGTTCGGCTACAACAACGACTACACGGACATCCTGGAGATCCCGGACAGCAAGGGCCGCCGCGCCGTCCTGTTCACCAACCACGAGTACACCAACGAGAACATCATGGTCCCGGCCGGATATGACGCCGCGGAGACCCGCGCCATCGGCCGCGCAGCCCATGGCCTCGCCGTCGTGGAACTGGAACGCAAGAACACCACCAAACCCTGGGCCTACATCAAGGGCGCGCCGCTGAACCGCCGCTTCCTCTCCGACACCACCTACGAACTGACCGGCCCCGTTGCCGGCTCGGCCCTCGTCAAGACCGTGGCCGACCCCGCCGGCAAGGCCATCAAGGGCACGTTCGGCAACTGCTCGGGCGGCACCACCCCCTGGGGCACCATCCTTTCCGGCGAAGAAAACTTCAACGGCTACTTTGTTTCCCCCGGCACGTCCACTTCCGACAAGCGCTACGGCCTGACGTCCAAGCCGACAGCCCGCCAGTGGGAACTCGACGACAAGCGCTTCGACACCCGCAACGCGGGCTATGAGAACGAGGCCAACCGGTTTGGCTGGATCGTTGAAGTGGACCCGTTCGACCCCACCTCCACGCCCCGCAAGCACTCTGCGATGGGGCGCTTCAAGCACGAGGGTGCCAACGTGATCGTTGCGGAGTCCGGGCACGTGGTGGCGTACATGGGTGACGACGAGCGCTTCGACTACCTCTACAAATTCGTCTCCAGGGACACCTACCGGGAGGGTGACCGCAAGCACAACATGGGGCTGCTTTCCGAGGGCGACCTGTACGTCGCCAAGTTCACCGGCAACTCGCCGGCAGCCGACATCACGGGCACGGGGGCTGTGCCGGCAGACGGCGCCTTCGACGGCTCCGGCGAATGGCTGCCCCTGGTGGTCGGCGGCAAGTCCGCGGTCTACGGGATGTCCGTCGAAGAGGTCCTCGTGTACACCCGCCTGGCCGCGGATAAGGTTGGCCCCACCAAGATGGACCGCTGCGAGGACGTCCAGCCCAGCCTGCACACCGGCAAGGTCTACGTCGCCTGCACCAACAACACCAACCGCGGAACCGGTACCAATGAAGCCGCCACGGAGGTGAACCCGCGCAACCAGAACCGCGACGGCCACATCGTGGAAATCACCGAGACCGGCGACCAGGCTTCCACCAGGTTCAACTGGAACCTGCTGTTGGTCTGCGGCGATCCGGCCCTGCCCCGCGCCACCTACTTCTCCGGGTTCCCGGCGGACAAGGTCTCACCCATTTCCTGCCCGGACAACCTGGCCTTCGACTCGGTGGGCAACCTCTGGATCTCCACCGACGGCGCCCCTTCCACCATCGGCTACAACGACGGCCTCTTCAAGGTCACGCTGGATGGCGCCGAGCGCGGCAAGGTGGAACAGTTCCTCGCCGTTCCGCGCGACGCCGAGACCTGCGGACCCATCATCCACGACGAGGAACGCACCGTGTTCGTCGCGGTTCAGCACCCGGGTGAGGAAGGCACCTTCGACGCGCCCAACTCCTACTTCCCGGATTACGTTGCCGCAGGTACGACGCCGGCAGCGGGCAAGGTGCGTGCCCCGCGTCCCTCCGTGGTCCAGGTGTTCCGCAGCTAG
- a CDS encoding o-succinylbenzoate synthase, with protein MPTAPPDLPAIEELVAGAHVVSLPMRVKFRGIMERESLLLRGPAGWGEFCPFPEYGDAEASRWLAAAIESGWAGFPEPLRAVIPVNATVPAVAAERVPEVLARFGRVDAVKVKVAERGQTLDDDAARLAAVRSALPDAAIRVDANGGWDVPTAVEALTRLAGVGLEYAEQPVPTIEGLAEVRRALQLAGTPVLVAADESVRKESDPLKVARAGAADLIVVKVAPLGGVRRALDIVAQAGLPAVVSSALDTSVGIRAGLALAAALPELPYACGLGTVSLFESDVTTDPLVADDGAIRLRDVSADAGLLEQYAASRERRDWWLARLRRVHSLLQVTSG; from the coding sequence ATGCCTACAGCGCCGCCTGACCTGCCCGCCATCGAGGAACTCGTGGCCGGTGCGCACGTGGTCAGCCTGCCCATGCGCGTGAAGTTCCGCGGCATCATGGAGCGCGAGTCGCTGCTGCTGCGCGGTCCGGCCGGCTGGGGTGAGTTCTGCCCCTTCCCCGAGTATGGCGACGCCGAAGCGTCCCGTTGGCTGGCCGCAGCCATCGAGTCCGGCTGGGCAGGCTTTCCCGAACCGCTGCGGGCGGTGATCCCGGTCAATGCCACCGTTCCGGCCGTTGCGGCTGAACGCGTGCCGGAGGTCCTTGCCCGCTTTGGCCGGGTGGACGCGGTCAAGGTGAAGGTCGCCGAGCGGGGCCAGACGCTCGACGACGACGCCGCCCGCCTCGCCGCTGTCCGCTCCGCCCTTCCGGACGCCGCCATCCGCGTGGACGCGAACGGCGGCTGGGACGTCCCCACTGCCGTCGAGGCACTCACCCGGCTGGCCGGCGTCGGACTTGAATACGCTGAGCAGCCCGTTCCCACCATCGAGGGCCTGGCCGAGGTGCGGCGCGCTTTGCAATTGGCGGGCACACCGGTCCTGGTCGCGGCCGATGAAAGCGTCCGCAAGGAGTCCGACCCCCTGAAGGTGGCCCGGGCCGGAGCGGCGGACCTGATCGTGGTCAAGGTGGCACCGCTCGGGGGAGTGCGGCGCGCCCTGGACATCGTCGCTCAGGCCGGGCTGCCCGCCGTGGTCAGTTCGGCGCTGGACACGTCGGTGGGGATCCGCGCGGGCCTTGCGCTGGCGGCCGCACTTCCCGAACTGCCGTATGCGTGCGGGCTGGGGACGGTATCGCTGTTCGAATCGGACGTCACCACGGATCCTTTGGTGGCCGATGACGGCGCCATCCGCCTCCGTGACGTCAGCGCCGACGCCGGGCTGCTTGAGCAGTATGCAGCGTCCCGGGAACGCCGCGACTGGTGGCTGGCCCGGCTCCGCCGCGTCCACTCATTACTGCAGGTCACAAGCGGTTAA
- a CDS encoding aminotransferase class I/II-fold pyridoxal phosphate-dependent enzyme, giving the protein MLDHNEAPLLDAMERYHSLDRYGFTPPAHRQGRGADPRVRRILGGDAFHSDVLASAGLDDRSSSGGYLKKAEQLMADAVGAEQAFFSTCGSSLSVKAAVLAVAAGKGDLLVSRDAHKSITAGLVFSGVQPRWIRPRWDTKLHLAHPPSPADVEEMWERYPEAAGALIVSPTPYGTCADIAGIAKVCHDRGKPLIVDEAWGAHLPFHEGLPTWAMSAGADVCVVSVHKMGAGFEQGSVYHVQGDLVDPAHLSECADLLMTTSPNVILYSAMDGWRRQMVQHGSELLGNALDLARRLRRDIDALPGIHVLEDELLAAESSHDLDRMQILMDLSELGISGYQGADWLREHRRLDMGLSDHRRIMATLSMADDDASAQRLLEALQALIEAAPTLPAPAHISLPSPSELELETVALPQDAFFGPREDVPAGEAAGRVAAEQITPYPPGIPVIVPGERINEAVIEYLESGLKAGMVLPDPADPSLGTIRVVKE; this is encoded by the coding sequence ATGTTGGACCACAACGAAGCACCCCTGCTGGACGCCATGGAGCGCTACCACAGCCTGGACCGCTACGGCTTCACTCCGCCCGCACACCGGCAGGGCCGCGGGGCTGACCCCCGCGTGCGCCGGATCCTCGGGGGTGACGCGTTCCATTCCGATGTCCTGGCCTCTGCGGGCCTGGACGACCGTTCATCCTCCGGCGGGTACCTCAAGAAAGCCGAGCAGCTCATGGCCGATGCCGTGGGCGCGGAGCAGGCCTTCTTCTCCACCTGTGGCAGTTCCCTTTCGGTCAAGGCTGCAGTCCTTGCCGTGGCCGCCGGCAAAGGTGACCTGCTGGTCAGCCGGGACGCGCACAAGTCGATCACGGCCGGGCTGGTGTTTTCTGGCGTTCAGCCGCGCTGGATCCGGCCCCGCTGGGACACCAAGCTGCACCTGGCCCACCCGCCGTCACCGGCGGATGTGGAGGAGATGTGGGAACGGTATCCGGAGGCTGCCGGAGCGCTGATTGTCAGCCCCACGCCCTACGGAACCTGTGCGGATATCGCCGGCATCGCGAAGGTCTGCCATGACCGCGGCAAGCCCCTCATCGTCGATGAGGCGTGGGGCGCACACCTGCCTTTCCACGAGGGCCTTCCCACCTGGGCGATGAGTGCCGGCGCGGATGTCTGCGTGGTGTCCGTGCACAAGATGGGTGCCGGATTCGAGCAGGGCTCGGTTTACCACGTCCAGGGCGATCTGGTGGACCCGGCGCACCTGTCCGAGTGCGCGGATCTGCTGATGACCACCAGCCCGAACGTCATTTTGTACTCGGCCATGGATGGCTGGCGCCGCCAGATGGTCCAGCACGGGAGCGAACTCCTGGGCAATGCGCTGGACCTGGCCCGAAGGCTGCGCCGCGACATTGACGCGCTCCCGGGAATCCATGTGCTCGAAGATGAACTTCTGGCCGCCGAGTCCTCACACGACCTGGACCGCATGCAGATCCTGATGGACCTCTCCGAACTGGGCATCAGCGGCTACCAGGGGGCCGACTGGCTCCGGGAACACCGCCGGCTGGACATGGGCCTCAGCGACCACCGCCGCATCATGGCGACACTGTCCATGGCCGACGACGACGCCTCCGCGCAGCGGCTTCTGGAGGCCTTGCAGGCGCTCATCGAAGCTGCGCCGACGCTTCCCGCGCCTGCCCACATCTCCTTGCCCTCGCCGTCGGAGCTGGAACTGGAGACGGTGGCCCTCCCGCAGGACGCTTTCTTCGGCCCCCGGGAGGACGTTCCGGCCGGGGAAGCGGCAGGACGGGTGGCGGCAGAGCAGATCACGCCCTACCCGCCCGGGATCCCGGTGATTGTCCCGGGGGAGAGGATCAACGAGGCGGTCATCGAGTATCTCGAGTCCGGGCTCAAGGCAGGCATGGTCCTGCCCGATCCGGCGGACCCGTCGCTGGGCACCATCCGGGTGGTTAAGGAGTAG
- a CDS encoding magnesium and cobalt transport protein CorA yields the protein MTIIDNAVYVDGLRTQDPGSLDETYFALRQREGMAWIGLYRPDAEELQSVAEEFDLNPLAVEDALAGHQRAKLEHYGECVFLVLRPARYLDDVEKVDFGEIHVFVGQDYVVTVRHAESPDLARVRRRMEAMPEFLALGPDAVLYGILDQVVDEYEPVAAGLENDIDEIEDDLFGADPEVSRRIYELSRQVITFQRATSPLAGILQVLTAGTPERVPDPELQDHLRDVLDHVLRLNERVASFRALLQNALAVNAALVAQRQNDEMRRLTESSFAQSEQVKRISSWAAILFAPTLVGTIYGMNFRSMPELDWVFGYPFALGLMIAMGLVLYWTFRHNKWI from the coding sequence GTGACCATCATCGATAACGCCGTGTACGTGGACGGGCTGCGCACCCAGGACCCTGGAAGCCTGGACGAAACCTACTTCGCGCTCCGCCAGCGTGAGGGGATGGCGTGGATCGGGCTGTACCGGCCGGATGCCGAGGAACTGCAGTCCGTGGCAGAGGAGTTCGACCTCAACCCCCTCGCCGTGGAGGATGCCCTCGCAGGGCACCAGCGCGCCAAGCTGGAGCACTACGGCGAATGCGTGTTCCTGGTCCTGCGGCCCGCCCGGTACCTGGACGACGTCGAAAAGGTGGACTTCGGCGAGATCCACGTCTTTGTGGGACAGGACTACGTGGTGACCGTCCGGCACGCCGAATCTCCGGACCTCGCGAGGGTCCGCCGCCGGATGGAGGCGATGCCCGAATTCCTCGCGCTGGGCCCGGACGCCGTCCTCTACGGAATCCTGGACCAGGTGGTGGACGAGTACGAGCCGGTGGCGGCGGGGCTGGAAAACGACATCGACGAGATCGAGGATGACCTCTTCGGCGCGGACCCGGAGGTTTCCCGCCGGATCTACGAGTTGTCCCGCCAGGTCATCACCTTCCAGCGTGCCACCAGCCCCCTGGCGGGCATCCTGCAGGTCCTGACTGCCGGGACGCCGGAGCGGGTGCCCGATCCGGAACTCCAGGACCATCTCCGTGATGTGCTGGACCACGTGCTGCGGCTCAACGAACGCGTGGCCTCATTCCGCGCACTGCTGCAGAATGCGCTCGCCGTCAACGCGGCGCTCGTAGCCCAGCGGCAGAACGACGAGATGCGCCGCCTCACCGAATCCAGCTTCGCACAGAGCGAGCAGGTTAAACGGATCTCGTCGTGGGCCGCCATCCTCTTCGCCCCGACGCTCGTGGGAACCATCTACGGCATGAACTTCCGCTCGATGCCGGAACTGGACTGGGTGTTCGGCTACCCGTTCGCACTGGGCCTGATGATTGCCATGGGGCTGGTTCTCTACTGGACGTTCCGGCACAACAAGTGGATCTAG
- a CDS encoding GbsR/MarR family transcriptional regulator, which yields MKAGEAAAGNEAEVHAAVELAAAGFSAAGFPKMPARALMALVSSEEGRLTAAELSEKLGVSAAAVSGAVRYLQTVGFIQRVSRPGSRRDIYALHDDEWYIASTRRSPVYQSLAALTDGVAEALPAESAAGARVAEMGRFYRFLAARMPSLLDEWERERESWGRDTAPSSAMSPGGSP from the coding sequence GTGAAGGCGGGGGAAGCTGCGGCGGGCAACGAAGCGGAGGTTCATGCCGCCGTCGAACTGGCTGCGGCAGGTTTCTCCGCCGCAGGCTTCCCCAAGATGCCGGCCCGGGCGCTGATGGCCCTGGTCTCGTCCGAGGAGGGGCGGCTCACCGCGGCGGAGCTGTCGGAAAAGCTCGGGGTGAGTGCGGCGGCCGTGTCCGGCGCGGTCCGGTACCTGCAGACGGTGGGCTTCATCCAGCGCGTCTCCCGGCCGGGCAGCCGCCGCGACATCTATGCGCTCCACGACGACGAATGGTACATCGCCTCCACCCGCCGGAGCCCCGTCTACCAGAGCCTCGCTGCCCTGACCGACGGCGTGGCGGAGGCTTTGCCGGCAGAATCGGCTGCCGGTGCGAGGGTCGCGGAAATGGGCCGTTTCTATAGGTTCCTCGCGGCCCGTATGCCCTCGCTCCTGGACGAATGGGAGCGTGAACGCGAAAGCTGGGGCCGGGACACCGCACCGTCATCAGCCATGTCCCCGGGAGGTTCGCCGTGA